tttcctctcttcctctttttcttactcctcttttctctaaattttctctttttcttttctcttactttcttcttttttcacaatttttctctttttttcttttcttattttttatttatttttgcatattttttctttttttcttctttctcatcatctttctctctctcactcaaccttttggtttcttcttcctctattttttttctcctctatctctatcttttcctcatctctctctattttttcttcctcaacaaccttttctgtttctatctcttctatcttttcctcatcaacaacattatcactttcagagctagtggcttgacattcctccctagagttaacctcagtattaaccctaaaaTTCAATATCTCATTAGAGTGACGAATCTGCAGTTCTAtccttttatttcttgcttCACTGCTTTCTATAAAGGCGATAATAATTTGCATTAATTGTTAAAAGATGTTATCCATCTTTGCCATTGATAGAGAGTGTTGTTGCTGCCAATTACAttgttgcatctcctccatACTTCTAAGATAAGAAAAACTTGTATCCATGTCCTGTGGAAAAAGTTCGTCACTCTTTGTATTCTCCTCTAcacctttgacatggtatattTCCCTATTCATGATACTCTGAAGAAGTTTGTCAGAATTAGTGTTTTCCTTAAatggagtaatttgttgcttggcagcttgcccaaatttGCTTTGtaccatgtatgagtgaggttcccaccagtggttgaaatcattttgatagaattgagtatccatataatcaaattcttgtatGTACTACATTCTGCAaatgttaggcacaaaaccctagaaaacatttattagaacaaaaataaaaacaaacataaaatcaagtcaaatttaatcaactcacactactagaaaagttaaaccaaacgagtccccagcaacgacgccaaaaacttgttaacatcctggcaagtgtaccatatcgtatcaagtaataatagatagTAAGTCcgtccagatatcgtttcccaagggactcttggcctagacgttcatgtgaattgatttcataagacttgagtaaGAATCTAATTTGGGGCTTTTAatgcaaaatctaaaataaacatgcaaatgcaaaacttgatcaattggcaaataaagatatgaatgaatggtgttgctGGGGTTTACAGTTTCATCCTCATCCACTCTCCTAGATCTATTATTCTTAtctattatcaatgttcatgcaactttctaattttctCTAAACCTGATtcctcagcgaaaagagcctatcaccaattattagtttactattcctagtctctttagtaattactaatgcattaatgacagaagcttaaagcaattgaccgtcctatattcctattcctaggtaatatttcataatcaagagaattcttctcagttcaAGATTTCctcgtacgttcccatatcgacaaaatcaatgatcatgacactaaatgagttaaacaacgCAAGCTCTCAcctcagagaagaaaacccaaaactattgataacaaaagtatatgaagaaaataagaacttcgatataagagagtttcaaaaggattacatcgttccccaacaacaaaaggtttagttcaccattgttatggtgaaactatatgaattgaatggaaagaatgaaaagataaaccctaaatttggtagattggagctgttgcatccaaaatcctccttcaaggggtgaaaagagtgttctgacgtctttctctgccaaaagatacataTTCCGGGTCatctgggtctatttataatacagaaaaataacagaattttggcccaggtCCATAAGTACAACGCTCAGCTCTGGTTTCATCGCTCAGCGATAGGTGCGATACTCCACTGGGACGCTTAGGTGTCATGCCGTATTAAACTGAAGATgccagcgctcagcggtggatcTTGGCGCTCAGCAGTAAGCACGGTTCTTCATTTTCCCTTGAGCGCTGGCGTTTAAGCGTTTGACAATGGATTTTTCCACGaagttggcgctcagcgctgaaattggcactgagcggtggctgcgactCTTCTCTTACacttttcttcatcctttcttgagtccaactcttTCCTACTTCgctttccatccttcaattctcgtTAAATCctttcaaaacaatgtaaaaccaagcataatacctctaaaaccacctttgactctcttgtaacctaacttaaatttttttaatgatgttaagctcattctaagtcataaagggtgtgctttgatatcaatttcaagtataaaaataatggtttttagactgttatcaagtgctagaggagaaaaaaattgagagaagagagaaagaaaaagagagtggagaaaaaaaagagcaactagaaggagaaaagagaggaagaagaaagtgtaATGAGTGAAAAAATGAGAGTTGagggagaaataaaaaaaaaaagaggttgaaaaattaaaagaaaaagagtttgaaaaaccccttccttacccaaaaatatattcaaggaaggaaaaagaaaaacaatttgagCGATTCATGGAGATTCTTAAGAAATTGGAGCTCACATACCTTTTTTTGAGACCTTACAACAATTGTCATCATatgaaaagtttttaaaagaacttctcatgaagaaaagaaagtatattAAAAAGGAGACTATTGAAGTGTAAGGTAATTGCAGTGCAATTATATAGAAGATGTTACCTCCTAAATTGCAAGATCCTGGGAGTTTCACCATTCCATGTACCATAGGAGAGTTAGAAGTTGGAAAAGCTTTGATTGACTTGGGAGCTAGTATTAATCTAATGCCTCTCTCGATGTTCAAGAAGATTAAGGGCTTAGAACTTAAGCCTACGTGAATGACTCTTCAATTGGCGAATAGATTTCTCAAATATCCACGTGGAGTGGTTGAGGATGTGTTAGTAAAGGTGGATAAATTCTTatttccagtggattttgtcataatggagatggaggaaagTGGAGATGCGCCTCTGATTCTTGGGAGACCATTTATGAAGACAACCAGGATCTTGATGGATGTAGAGAACGGTAAGGTTAAAGTTAGAGTGCAAGATGAAAAGGCGAATTTTAACGTGTTTCAAGCAATGTCACATCCTAAAGATGATAAAACATGTTTTCAAGTTGATATTGTTGATGAAATCTGTATGATGCAAGGGAATAAGGTGTTGATGCTTCTCCACTTGAAAGAACTCTTATTAATGATTGTAAAGATTTAAATGAAGAGGAGGAAAAATTGATTGAAGAATGCTTGAGGGATTTGGAGGCGTCAAAAGAAATCTCAGCATAAGAGGCTAGTTTTGAGAGGATTGAGCCCAAGGAGAAAGTTAAAGAGAGCAAGCTTGAGTTGAAGGAGTTACCACCACATTTGAAGTATGTGTTCTTAAAGGATAATGGAGGAAAGCCAGTTATCATTAGTAACTTACTATCtctagaagaagaagagaaattggTTGAAGTCTTGAAAGCTAACAAAGGCGTTATTGGGTGGTCAATATCAGATCTCAAAGGCATAAGTCCAACATGTTGCATGCATAAAATTTTTATGGAGAATGATTATAGGCCAGTAGCTCAACCATAGAGGAGGCTTAATCTAGTGATGAAGGAAGTAGTCAGAAATAAAGTCTTGAAGCTTTTAGAAGCTGGTATTATTTACCCAATTTCTGAcaataaatgggtaagtccagtaCAGGTGGTTCGAAAGAAAGGAAGGATGATGGTGATctcaaatgaaaagaatgagctTATTCCAACAAGGACAGTTACTGGGTGGAGGATGATTACAGGAAGTTAAATACAGCCACTATGAAGGATCACTTTCCTCTTCCTTTTTTGGATCAGAAGCTAGAAAGATTGGTTGGacaagcttattattgcttcCTAGATGGGTATTCTGGATATAATCTGATTATGGTGGATCCCGAGGATCAGGAGAAGACGACttttacatgtccttttggtgtatttgcttatagaaaaatgccatttggattataaCGCCCCAACTacatttcaaaggtgtatgcaGGTGATTTTGGCATATTTTAGGGAGAAGTGTATAGAAGTCTTAATGGATGATTTCTCAGTGTTTGGAGATTCCTTTcagatgtgttcaaacaaatcttgttctAAATTGGGAGAAGTGTCATTTCATGGTGACAGAAGATTTCGGCTAGGGGGATTGAAATGGATAAAGCAAAAGTGGAGGTTattgaaaaacttccaccaccTATGAATGTAAAAGGAATTCGGAGTTTCTTAGGTCATGCTGGgttttatagaagatttattAAAGACTTTTCAAAGATTGTTAAACCTTTGAGTAATCTGCTTGTTAAAGATACATCATTCGTAATGAGTGAAGAATGTTTACAGGCTTTTGATGTTTTGAAGAAAAGCTTGATTTCTGCCCCAGTGATTATAGCTCCAGATTGGAGTAAAGATTTTGAGCTCATGTGATCCTAGTCATTATGCTATAGGTGTTATGCTTGGCCAAAGGAGGGATAAGGTGTTTCACGCTATATACTATGCTAGCAAAGTCTTGAATGAagctcaattgaattatgccactaCGGAGAAGGAATTTTTTGCTATAGTTTATGCGTTAGAGAAGTTTAGATCTTATCTCATTGGATCTAAAGTGATTATCTACACTGATCATGCGACCATAAAGTACTTGCTGACAAAGCCAGATTCAAAGCCAAGGTTAATTAGATAGGTGCTTTTGCTACAAGAGTTGATGTGGAGATTTGTGATAAGAAAAGAAGCAGGAATTTGATTGCTAATAATTTATCTCGGTTTTTCAACAAAGAAGTCACAAGTAAGGAGAAGGAAATATAGGagtctttttcagatgaaacaCTCTTGTATATTCAACAAAGTCCATGGTTTGCAGAatggctaattttaaagttgcAGGATTTATTCCAGAAGAAttgaattgataaaaaaagaagaaagtttttACATGATGCTAAGCAATTCATATGAGATGATCCTTATTTATTCAAGATTGGAGCTGATAATCTTTTGAGGAGATGTGTAACAAGAGAAGAGGCATAAGGAATTCTTTGGCATTGTCATGATTCACCCTATGAAGGCCATTATAATGGAGAAAGAACTGTTGCAAAACTGCTTCAGTCAGGGTTTTATTTGCctactttgtttaaagatgctcataatcatgctagaAATTGTGACAAATGTCAAAGGACGAGGCCTATTTCAAGATGGCATGAGATGCCCTTACAAGGCATTCTGGAAGTTGAAGTTTATGACtgctggggtattgattttgttgggccCTTTCcaccatattttaataatgagtaTATAGTGGTGGcggttgattatgtgagtaaatgggttgaagcttTAGCAAGTCTCAAGAATGATGCTAATGTAgtgattaaattcttaaaaaggaaaaatttctCACGTTTTGGAACTCCCAAGGTACTCATAAATGATGGGGGATCTCATTTCTGTAACTCTCAGCTTGCAAAGGTACTTAAACATTATGGAGTGAGAGATAAAGTGGTGGCACTGTACCATCCACAAAcaaatggtcaagctgaagtttccaaCTGGGAGATAAAGAGGATTTTAGAAAAGACAGTTGCTGCCTCAAGGAAAGATTGGTCACATAAATTAGATGATGCTCATTGGGCATACGGGACAACTATGAAGACTTCCATGGGTTTattgttgggaaacaggtaggcttcattttagaccaagagggggggggggNgaattggtgttgtttcaaaaacaaaatcttttcgcaatctttaatgaaaagtataaagcttttttatctttcttgaaatgcaagtaatgaaaatttctatgtagcggaaaaacgtagttgactgcgtaacagatatagtcgactgaaataaagagtgtagggatagagaaaatcaaacaatggtttttatactggttcgaccaacaatgcctacatccagtgtccttctaacctaggaagcaaatgcactatataggttgcggtttttacacacaaggaatttatagaagacctcacgtcaaaaatataaatctcctctctaacccaaaaccaaaatatagctgcaataaccaaaacTAGACTTGTAGAAAGAATCCCTTCTTCTGCAATCtaaacccacgtcgaacaatcctcaacatgtaacccctgtatcacaaaaactcaattccagcactcttcacaggatgccaagccttcaaagatcaatcaagaagcacatTCTTTGTGCAGTTGTGATCACACAGTCAacgcataagccttctccctttgaatctctctcaagatagatcaccaccgtcttcttggagaattcttggagctgttaacacagagaattcaatctaaaacaagaaatgaaaatgttagatcttcaaaagtctctgaacaaatcgtgttcaaccaatttatagttgtctgtcagtcagattgtttctcagtcgaatagcctactaatccagtcgactgtattaatacagttataacagacagtcaacatagaggctctcagtcaaccaaaatcaacacacatttaatacagttgaccaagtcatcaatgcttaactaacttttaaaaaatatagccgttggagcgtgtaagcataacagaattccaaaacagatcaataatacagtcgaatgtacactggacagagtcgactgacacatgtaaaaagattttgaaattcttttcaatccaaaacatcacagagcatTGATTCTAAAAATCTGTacaaagtgcttgtgatttttctctttccaaaatgTGTAGtgaaatatttttgacaaagcAGTTCACATTACACAtaatcatacaagcatgttccacaaataaatcacacaattaacataggaacatacatcacagtacatcaaaacatgttcagtagatataacaatcagtttaggataagaacatgtaatacaacaacatgtgtactgttattaagcataatgttgtcatcataaaaaactagattgatatagagtttgtgttgtcaacaatctcaacatttatCACCTTTTCAGCTGGTGTATGGGAAAGCATGTCACTTGCCAGTGGAGATTTAGCATAaagctttgtgggctttgaagtttttgaattttgatcctcatgaaaCTCAAAGCAATCATAGAAGGCAAATGCTGGAGC
This genomic interval from Vigna radiata var. radiata cultivar VC1973A chromosome 8, Vradiata_ver6, whole genome shotgun sequence contains the following:
- the LOC106770376 gene encoding uncharacterized protein LOC106770376 → MDKAKVEVIEKLPPPMNVKGIRSFLGHAGFYRRFIKDFSKIVKPLSNLLVKDTSFVMSEECLQAFDVLKKSLISAPVIIAPDWSVMLGQRRDKVFHAIYYASKVLNEAQLNYATTEKEFFAIVYALEKFRSYLIGSKVIIYTDHATIKYLLTKPDSKPRNCDKCQRTRPISRWHEMPLQGILEVEVYDCWGIDFVGPFPPYFNNEYIVVAVDYVSKWVEALASLKNDANVVIKFLKRKNFSRFGTPKVLINDGGSHFCNSQLAKVLKHYGVRDKVVALYHPQTNGQAEVSNWEIKRILEKTVAASRKDWSHKLDDAHWAYGTTMKTSMGLLLGNRKLKSKWSGPFVIKKVHPHGSIDLLDPTNSDPDRSWVVNGQRLKHYLGGEVERLSTVMKLVDL